A DNA window from Capnocytophaga sp. ARDL2 contains the following coding sequences:
- the rpmD gene encoding 50S ribosomal protein L30 has protein sequence MSKIRVKQTRSKINCPEDQKRTLAALGLRKLGQVVEHDNTPAIVGMVKKVQHLVSVEEIN, from the coding sequence ATGTCAAAAATTAGAGTAAAACAAACAAGAAGTAAAATCAACTGTCCAGAAGACCAAAAAAGAACTTTAGCTGCTTTGGGTCTTCGTAAATTAGGACAAGTAGTTGAGCATGATAATACACCTGCAATTGTAGGAATGGTAAAAAAAGTGCAACATTTAGTTTCTGTAGAAGAAATTAACTAA
- the rpsE gene encoding 30S ribosomal protein S5, producing MYQNYKNVEFVKPAGLDLKDRLVAVNRVTKVTKGGRAFGFSAIVVVGDENGVVGHGLGKSKDVSEAIAKAVEDAKKNLVRIPLHGSTIPHEQKGKFGGARVFLMPAAVGTGVIAGGNVRAVLESVGVHNVLSKSQGSSNPHNVVKATFDALLNMRSAVTVAKQRGISLDKVFKS from the coding sequence ATGTATCAAAATTATAAAAATGTAGAATTTGTAAAACCAGCGGGTCTTGACTTGAAAGACCGCTTGGTTGCAGTAAATAGAGTTACTAAAGTTACTAAAGGTGGTAGAGCATTCGGATTCTCTGCGATCGTTGTAGTAGGTGACGAAAATGGTGTAGTGGGTCATGGTTTAGGTAAATCTAAAGATGTTTCTGAAGCAATCGCAAAAGCTGTTGAAGATGCTAAGAAAAACTTAGTTCGTATTCCTTTACACGGATCTACAATCCCTCACGAACAAAAAGGGAAATTCGGTGGTGCTAGAGTATTTTTAATGCCTGCTGCTGTCGGTACAGGAGTTATCGCAGGTGGAAATGTTCGTGCAGTACTTGAATCTGTAGGTGTACACAATGTATTATCTAAATCTCAAGGTTCTTCAAACCCTCACAATGTAGTGAAAGCTACTTTCGATGCATTGTTGAATATGAGAAGCGCTGTTACAGTAGCTAAACAAAGAGGAATCTCTTTAGATAAAGTATTCAAATCTTAA
- the rplR gene encoding 50S ribosomal protein L18, whose translation MSLNKSERRQRIKYRIRKTVSGTAARPRLSVFRSNKEIYAQIIDDVNGTTLVAASSREAGISKGNKIETAASVGKLIAEKALKAGIDTISFDRGGYLYHGRVKSLAEGAREAGLKF comes from the coding sequence ATGTCATTAAACAAATCTGAAAGAAGACAAAGAATTAAATACAGAATCAGAAAAACAGTAAGCGGTACTGCTGCAAGACCTCGTTTGTCTGTATTTAGAAGTAACAAAGAAATCTATGCTCAAATCATAGATGATGTAAATGGAACAACTTTAGTAGCTGCTTCTTCAAGAGAGGCTGGGATATCTAAAGGAAACAAAATTGAAACTGCTGCATCGGTTGGTAAACTAATTGCAGAAAAGGCTTTAAAAGCAGGTATCGATACAATCTCTTTTGATAGAGGTGGATATTTGTACCACGGAAGAGTAAAATCATTAGCCGAAGGAGCTAGAGAAGCTGGATTAAAATTTTAA
- the rplF gene encoding 50S ribosomal protein L6: protein MSRIGKSPIAIPAGVTVDVQPDVVVVKGKLGELSQNYSEVSIKVEEGNVIVERVANSKTERAKHGLYRSLINNMVVGVSEGFTKELELVGVGYRASNQGQKLDLALGFSHNIVLEIVPEVKVETVSEKGKNPIIKLSSYDKQLLGQVAAKIRSFRKPEPYKGKGIKFVGEELRRKAGKSA from the coding sequence ATGTCAAGAATAGGAAAAAGTCCAATCGCAATTCCAGCAGGTGTTACAGTAGATGTACAACCTGATGTAGTTGTAGTAAAAGGAAAATTAGGAGAACTTTCTCAAAATTATTCTGAAGTATCTATCAAAGTAGAAGAAGGAAATGTAATCGTAGAAAGAGTTGCTAATTCAAAAACCGAAAGAGCAAAACACGGTTTATACAGAAGTTTAATCAACAATATGGTTGTTGGTGTTTCAGAAGGTTTCACTAAGGAATTGGAATTGGTAGGGGTAGGATACCGTGCTTCAAACCAAGGACAAAAATTAGACTTAGCTTTAGGTTTCTCTCACAATATCGTATTGGAGATCGTACCAGAAGTAAAAGTTGAAACAGTTTCTGAAAAAGGTAAAAACCCAATCATTAAATTATCTTCATACGACAAACAATTGTTGGGTCAGGTAGCTGCTAAGATTCGTTCTTTCCGTAAACCAGAACCTTACAAAGGAAAAGGAATCAAGTTTGTTGGTGAAGAATTGAGAAGAAAAGCAGGTAAATCAGCTTAA
- the rpsH gene encoding 30S ribosomal protein S8, translated as MYTDPIADFLTRIRNASRANHKVVEIPASNFKKEITKILFDQGYILSYKFDDSTVQGTIKIALKYDKETKESVIKDIQRISKPGLRKYASSADLPRILNGLGIAIVSTSKGLMTGKKAKQLNVGGEVICYVY; from the coding sequence ATGTACACAGATCCAATCGCAGATTTTTTAACAAGAATTAGAAATGCATCTCGTGCAAATCATAAAGTTGTTGAGATTCCTGCATCTAATTTCAAAAAAGAAATCACAAAGATTTTATTCGATCAAGGATATATTTTGAGCTACAAATTTGATGATTCAACAGTACAAGGTACTATCAAAATCGCTCTTAAATACGACAAAGAGACTAAAGAATCAGTAATCAAAGATATCCAAAGAATTAGTAAACCAGGTTTACGTAAATATGCTTCATCAGCAGACCTTCCAAGAATTTTAAATGGATTAGGAATCGCTATCGTTTCTACATCAAAAGGATTGATGACTGGAAAAAAAGCAAAACAACTAAATGTTGGTGGTGAAGTAATCTGTTATGTATACTAA
- the rpsN gene encoding 30S ribosomal protein S14 codes for MAKESMKAREAKREALVAKYAAKRQALKEAGDYEALQKLPKNASPVRLHNRCKLTGRPRGYMRQFGISRVTFREMANQGLIPGVKKASW; via the coding sequence ATGGCTAAAGAATCAATGAAAGCCCGTGAGGCGAAAAGAGAAGCATTGGTAGCTAAATATGCAGCAAAGCGTCAAGCTTTAAAAGAAGCAGGAGACTACGAAGCATTACAAAAATTACCTAAAAACGCTTCTCCAGTTCGTTTACATAACCGTTGTAAATTAACTGGTAGACCTAGAGGGTATATGCGTCAATTCGGAATTTCGCGTGTAACATTCCGTGAAATGGCAAATCAAGGATTGATACCAGGAGTTAAAAAAGCAAGTTGGTAA
- the rplE gene encoding 50S ribosomal protein L5 — MTYIPRLKQEYRERVISALKEEFGYKNVMQVPKLEKIVVSRGVGAAVSDKKLVEYAVEELTKITGQKAVATISKKDVASFKLRKGMPIGAKVTLRGERMYEFLDRLITSALPRVRDFNGVKSEGFDGRGNYNLGVVEQIIFPEIDIDKVNKIAGFDITFVTSANTDKEAKSLLAELGIPFKKN; from the coding sequence ATGACTTATATACCAAGACTTAAACAAGAATACAGAGAGAGAGTAATCTCTGCTCTTAAAGAAGAATTCGGTTACAAAAATGTAATGCAAGTTCCAAAACTTGAGAAAATTGTTGTAAGCCGTGGAGTAGGAGCTGCAGTTTCTGATAAAAAGTTAGTAGAATACGCTGTAGAAGAACTAACAAAAATTACAGGTCAAAAAGCGGTAGCTACAATCTCTAAAAAGGATGTGGCATCTTTCAAATTGAGAAAAGGAATGCCAATCGGAGCAAAAGTAACTTTGAGAGGTGAAAGAATGTACGAATTCTTAGACCGCTTGATTACTTCAGCTTTACCACGAGTAAGAGATTTCAACGGAGTAAAATCTGAAGGATTCGACGGAAGAGGAAACTATAACCTTGGAGTTGTTGAGCAGATTATCTTCCCAGAAATTGATATCGATAAAGTAAACAAAATTGCTGGTTTTGATATAACTTTTGTAACATCTGCAAATACAGATAAAGAAGCAAAATCATTGTTGGCAGAATTAGGAATACCTTTTAAAAAGAACTAA
- the rplX gene encoding 50S ribosomal protein L24 produces MIKLKIKSGDSVRVIAGDHKGEEGKVLRVLKEKNKAVVEGVNMVSKHVKPSAANPQGGIVKKEAPIHISNIALIDPKTNKTTRVAFKVEGGKKVRVSKKSNQVL; encoded by the coding sequence ATGATAAAGTTAAAAATTAAATCAGGAGACAGTGTAAGAGTTATTGCCGGAGACCACAAAGGTGAGGAAGGAAAAGTTTTACGCGTTTTAAAAGAAAAAAATAAAGCAGTTGTAGAGGGTGTAAACATGGTTTCTAAACATGTGAAACCAAGTGCTGCAAACCCTCAAGGAGGAATTGTTAAAAAAGAAGCTCCAATTCATATTTCAAACATCGCTTTGATCGATCCTAAAACTAACAAAACTACAAGAGTAGCTTTCAAAGTAGAAGGAGGCAAGAAAGTTAGAGTTTCTAAAAAATCAAATCAAGTATTGTAG
- the rplN gene encoding 50S ribosomal protein L14: MVQQESRLKVADNTGAKEVLTIRVLGGTKRRYASVGDKIVVAIKEATPNGNVKKGAVSTAVVVRTKKEVRRADGSYIRFDDNACVLLNAAGEMRGTRVFGPVARELREKQFMKIVSLAPEVL; the protein is encoded by the coding sequence ATGGTACAACAAGAATCTAGATTAAAAGTAGCAGACAACACGGGAGCAAAAGAAGTTTTGACTATCCGTGTACTAGGAGGAACGAAGCGTCGTTATGCCTCTGTAGGAGACAAAATTGTAGTTGCTATTAAAGAAGCAACTCCAAATGGAAACGTAAAAAAAGGAGCTGTATCTACAGCTGTAGTTGTGCGTACCAAAAAAGAAGTGAGAAGAGCCGATGGTTCTTACATTCGTTTCGATGATAATGCATGTGTATTGTTAAACGCTGCAGGCGAAATGAGAGGAACTCGCGTTTTTGGCCCTGTTGCAAGAGAACTTCGTGAAAAACAATTCATGAAAATTGTATCATTAGCACCAGAAGTGCTTTAA
- the rpsQ gene encoding 30S ribosomal protein S17, producing the protein MEKRNLRKERIGVVTSNKMTKSIVVSETKRVKHPLYGKFVLKTKKYVAHDELNDCNIGDTVRIMETRPLSKNKCWRLVEIIERAK; encoded by the coding sequence ATGGAAAAAAGAAATTTAAGAAAAGAAAGAATAGGTGTTGTTACTAGCAACAAAATGACAAAGTCAATCGTTGTATCAGAAACAAAAAGAGTAAAACACCCATTGTATGGTAAGTTCGTGTTGAAAACAAAAAAATATGTTGCACACGACGAATTGAACGACTGTAACATTGGTGATACAGTTAGAATAATGGAAACTCGTCCATTGTCTAAAAACAAATGTTGGAGATTGGTTGAAATCATTGAAAGAGCGAAATAA
- the rpmC gene encoding 50S ribosomal protein L29 yields the protein MKKQELNNLSSAELQAKLGELTNQYTELKNAHAISPIANPLQLRTIRRDIARVKTEISKKDLQ from the coding sequence ATGAAAAAACAAGAACTAAATAATCTATCTTCAGCTGAGTTACAAGCGAAACTTGGAGAGTTGACAAATCAGTACACTGAGTTGAAAAATGCACACGCTATTTCTCCTATTGCGAATCCTTTGCAGTTGAGAACAATTAGAAGAGATATCGCAAGAGTAAAAACAGAAATTAGCAAAAAAGACCTACAATAA
- the rplP gene encoding 50S ribosomal protein L16: MLQPKRTKYRKVQKGKMKGVSQRGHELSNGMFGIKSLDYSFITSRQIEAARIAATRFMKREGQLWIKIFPDKPITKKPLEVRMGKGKGAVEYWAAVVKPGRIMFEVGGVPLSVAKEALRLAAQKLPVKTKFIVARDFEA, from the coding sequence ATGTTACAGCCTAAAAGAACGAAGTACCGTAAGGTGCAAAAAGGTAAAATGAAAGGAGTGTCTCAAAGAGGACACGAACTTTCAAACGGAATGTTTGGAATCAAATCTTTAGATTACTCATTCATTACTTCTCGTCAAATCGAGGCTGCTCGTATCGCAGCAACTCGTTTTATGAAAAGAGAGGGACAATTATGGATTAAAATCTTCCCAGATAAACCTATCACTAAAAAGCCTCTAGAGGTGCGTATGGGTAAAGGAAAAGGTGCTGTAGAATATTGGGCAGCAGTTGTAAAACCAGGAAGAATTATGTTTGAAGTAGGTGGAGTGCCTTTGTCAGTAGCAAAAGAAGCGTTGCGTTTAGCAGCACAAAAACTCCCAGTAAAAACTAAGTTTATCGTAGCTAGAGATTTCGAAGCTTAA
- the rpsC gene encoding 30S ribosomal protein S3, with the protein MGQKTNPIGNRLGIIRGWDSNWYGGNDYGDKLAEDAKIRKYIHARLAKASVSKIIIERTLKLVTVTITTARPGIIIGKGGQEVDKLKEELKKITNKEVQINIFEIKRPELDAYLAATSIARQIENRISYRRAIKMAIASAMRMNAEGMKVMISGRLNGAEMARSEHFKEGRIPLSTFRADIDYALAEAHTTYGRMGIKVWIMKGEVYGKRDLSPLAGMDKQKSKSAGSGKPNGRPNQRKRK; encoded by the coding sequence ATGGGACAAAAAACTAATCCAATCGGAAATCGCCTTGGGATCATCAGAGGATGGGACTCAAACTGGTACGGTGGAAATGATTATGGAGATAAACTTGCTGAAGATGCAAAAATTAGAAAGTATATCCATGCTCGTTTAGCAAAAGCTAGTGTATCTAAAATCATTATCGAGAGAACCTTGAAACTTGTAACCGTTACTATCACTACGGCTCGTCCAGGTATCATTATTGGTAAAGGAGGTCAAGAGGTAGACAAGTTGAAAGAGGAACTTAAGAAAATTACTAACAAAGAGGTACAAATTAACATCTTTGAAATCAAACGACCAGAGTTAGACGCTTATTTGGCTGCAACAAGCATCGCTCGTCAAATCGAAAACCGTATTTCTTACCGTAGAGCAATCAAAATGGCAATCGCATCAGCGATGAGAATGAATGCAGAAGGTATGAAAGTAATGATTTCAGGTCGTTTGAACGGAGCAGAAATGGCTCGTTCAGAACACTTCAAAGAAGGTCGTATTCCTCTTTCTACTTTCCGTGCTGATATCGACTATGCTTTAGCAGAAGCTCACACTACTTACGGTAGAATGGGAATTAAAGTATGGATCATGAAAGGTGAGGTATATGGTAAGAGAGATCTTTCTCCGTTAGCAGGTATGGACAAACAAAAATCTAAATCTGCAGGATCTGGAAAACCAAATGGAAGACCAAACCAACGCAAAAGAAAGTAA
- the rplV gene encoding 50S ribosomal protein L22: MGVRKRERAEQRKEANKQVAFAKLNNCPTSPRKMRLVADLVRGQKVENALNILKFSTKEASIRLEKLLLSAIANWQAKNADSNIEEAELFVKEIRVDGGMMLKRLRPAPQGRAHRIRKRSNHVTIVLGSFNNTQSN; this comes from the coding sequence ATGGGAGTTCGTAAAAGAGAAAGAGCCGAGCAAAGAAAAGAAGCAAACAAGCAAGTTGCTTTTGCTAAGCTAAACAATTGCCCAACTTCGCCTCGAAAAATGCGTTTAGTTGCGGATTTAGTAAGAGGTCAAAAAGTTGAGAACGCTCTTAATATATTAAAATTTAGCACAAAAGAGGCTTCAATAAGATTAGAAAAATTGTTGTTGTCTGCAATCGCTAACTGGCAAGCAAAAAACGCTGATTCAAATATAGAAGAAGCAGAGTTATTCGTAAAAGAAATTCGTGTAGATGGAGGTATGATGCTAAAAAGATTGCGTCCAGCCCCACAAGGTAGAGCACACAGAATCAGAAAACGCTCTAATCACGTAACAATTGTATTAGGGTCATTTAATAACACACAAAGCAATTAA
- the rpsS gene encoding 30S ribosomal protein S19, translating into MARSLKKGPYVHYKLEKKVLENAENGNKAVVKTWSRASMITPDFVGQTIAVHNGRQFVPVYVTENMVGHKLGEFSPTRSFRGHAGAKNKGKK; encoded by the coding sequence ATGGCACGTTCATTAAAAAAAGGACCTTATGTTCACTACAAACTTGAGAAAAAAGTTTTAGAGAATGCAGAAAATGGTAACAAAGCAGTTGTGAAAACATGGTCTAGAGCATCAATGATTACTCCAGACTTCGTAGGACAAACAATTGCAGTACACAACGGTCGTCAATTCGTACCAGTGTATGTTACTGAAAATATGGTAGGACACAAATTAGGAGAATTTTCACCAACTCGTTCATTCCGTGGACACGCAGGTGCAAAAAATAAAGGTAAAAAATAA
- the rplB gene encoding 50S ribosomal protein L2 has product MSVRKLKPITPGQRFRVVNSFDTITTDKPERSLLAPKKNSGGRNSQGKMTMRYIGGGHKRQYRIIDFKRAKTGIPATVKTIEYDPNRSAFISLLAYADGAKTYIVAPAGLQVGQKVVSGPDVAPEVGNAMPLANIPLGTIISCIELRPGQGAVIARSAGTFAQLVARDGKYATIKMPSGEIRLILLTCMATIGAVSNSDHQLIVSGKAGRSRWLGRRPRTRAVAMNPVDHPMGGGEGRSSGGHPRSRKGLPAKGYRTRSSVKASNKYIVERRKK; this is encoded by the coding sequence ATGTCAGTTAGAAAATTAAAACCTATTACCCCAGGTCAGCGTTTTAGAGTTGTAAATAGCTTTGACACTATTACAACTGATAAGCCGGAGCGTTCATTATTGGCACCGAAAAAAAACTCTGGAGGTAGAAATAGTCAAGGTAAGATGACCATGCGCTACATCGGTGGTGGTCACAAAAGACAGTATCGTATTATTGATTTCAAAAGAGCTAAAACTGGAATTCCAGCGACAGTAAAAACAATCGAGTACGATCCAAACCGTTCAGCTTTTATTTCATTATTAGCTTATGCAGACGGAGCTAAAACTTACATCGTAGCCCCAGCAGGATTACAAGTTGGTCAAAAAGTAGTTTCAGGACCGGATGTAGCACCAGAGGTTGGAAATGCAATGCCGTTGGCAAATATTCCATTAGGTACAATCATTTCTTGTATCGAATTGAGACCGGGACAAGGAGCAGTAATTGCTCGTTCTGCAGGAACATTCGCACAATTAGTAGCAAGAGATGGAAAATATGCAACAATCAAAATGCCTTCAGGAGAGATTCGTTTGATTCTTTTGACATGTATGGCAACAATTGGAGCAGTGTCTAACTCAGACCACCAATTGATCGTATCTGGAAAAGCAGGTAGATCTCGTTGGTTAGGAAGAAGACCTAGAACAAGAGCCGTAGCAATGAACCCAGTAGATCACCCAATGGGAGGTGGTGAAGGTCGTTCATCAGGAGGACACCCAAGATCAAGAAAAGGACTTCCAGCTAAAGGTTATAGAACTCGTTCTAGTGTGAAAGCAAGTAATAAGTATATTGTAGAACGTAGAAAGAAATAA
- the rplW gene encoding 50S ribosomal protein L23 — protein MSTIIKPIITEKITKESEQFNRFGFVVDKKANKVEIKKAVEKAYGVSVVDVNTMIYRADRTTKYTKSGVISGKTSAYKKAIVTLKEGDTIDFYTNI, from the coding sequence ATGAGTACGATTATCAAACCAATCATTACCGAAAAAATCACTAAAGAAAGTGAGCAATTCAACCGCTTTGGATTTGTAGTTGATAAAAAAGCAAACAAAGTAGAAATTAAAAAAGCAGTAGAAAAAGCTTATGGAGTTTCTGTGGTAGATGTAAACACTATGATCTACCGTGCTGATAGAACTACAAAATACACAAAAAGTGGAGTGATCAGTGGAAAAACATCTGCTTATAAAAAAGCAATTGTTACATTAAAAGAAGGAGATACAATCGATTTTTATACTAATATCTAA
- the rplD gene encoding 50S ribosomal protein L4 — MEVKVLDINGKETGRTVQLSDSVFAIEPNKHAIYLDVKQYLANQRQGTHKSKERNEVTGSTRKIKKQKGTGTARAGSVKSPLFKGGGTVFGPRPRNYSFKLNKNLKRLARKSALSFKAQENNLIVVEDFNFEAPSTKGFIKVLNALGLENKKSLFVLSESNNNVYLSSRNLERTSVVTSSDLNTYGILNAGALVLAEKSVEKIVENLTK, encoded by the coding sequence ATGGAAGTAAAAGTATTGGATATCAACGGAAAAGAAACTGGAAGAACAGTACAACTTTCTGATTCAGTTTTCGCAATAGAGCCTAACAAACACGCTATCTATTTGGATGTAAAACAATATTTAGCAAACCAACGCCAAGGTACGCACAAATCTAAAGAGCGTAACGAAGTAACAGGTTCTACTCGTAAAATCAAAAAACAAAAAGGAACAGGTACAGCTCGTGCAGGGTCTGTAAAAAGTCCATTGTTTAAAGGTGGAGGTACAGTATTCGGACCAAGACCACGCAACTATTCTTTCAAATTGAACAAAAACTTGAAGAGATTGGCTCGTAAATCAGCCTTGTCTTTCAAAGCTCAAGAAAACAATTTGATCGTAGTAGAAGACTTCAATTTTGAAGCACCAAGTACAAAAGGATTCATTAAAGTATTGAATGCTTTAGGGTTAGAGAATAAAAAGTCGTTATTTGTTTTGTCAGAATCAAATAATAATGTATATTTGTCTTCTCGCAACTTGGAAAGAACATCTGTTGTAACAAGTTCTGATTTAAATACTTACGGTATTTTGAATGCAGGAGCTTTGGTATTGGCAGAAAAGTCTGTAGAGAAAATAGTAGAAAATTTAACAAAATAG
- the rplC gene encoding 50S ribosomal protein L3, producing the protein MSGLIGKKIGMTSIFDENGKNIPCTVIEVGPCVVTQVRTNEVDGYEAYQLGFDDAKEKNATKAAIGHFKKAGTSVKRKVVEFQGFEQEYKLGDTITVDLFAEGDFVDVQGTSKGKGFQGVVKRHGFGGVGQVTHGQHNRLRAPGSIGASSYPSRVFKGMRMAGRTGGEKVTVQNLRVLKVVADKNLLVVKGAVPGHKNSYVIVQK; encoded by the coding sequence ATGTCTGGGTTAATTGGAAAAAAAATCGGCATGACGAGTATTTTCGATGAAAACGGGAAAAACATTCCTTGTACAGTAATCGAAGTAGGTCCGTGTGTCGTTACCCAAGTCAGAACCAATGAGGTTGACGGGTATGAAGCTTATCAACTTGGTTTCGATGACGCTAAAGAAAAGAATGCTACAAAAGCGGCTATAGGTCACTTTAAAAAAGCAGGAACTTCTGTAAAAAGAAAAGTTGTTGAATTCCAAGGTTTTGAGCAGGAGTACAAATTAGGTGATACAATCACTGTAGATTTATTTGCAGAAGGAGACTTTGTAGATGTACAAGGTACTTCAAAAGGGAAAGGTTTCCAAGGGGTTGTAAAGCGTCATGGGTTTGGTGGAGTTGGCCAAGTTACTCATGGTCAGCACAACCGTTTGAGAGCACCGGGATCTATCGGAGCATCTTCATATCCATCAAGAGTATTCAAAGGAATGCGTATGGCTGGAAGAACCGGAGGAGAGAAAGTAACAGTTCAAAATCTTAGAGTATTGAAAGTGGTAGCAGACAAAAACTTGTTAGTGGTTAAAGGTGCTGTACCAGGACACAAAAACTCTTATGTAATCGTACAGAAGTAA
- a CDS encoding type II toxin-antitoxin system HicB family antitoxin: protein MEMLKYKGFIGTVEVVHEDNTLYGKVLGLDKGTLITYEGNIVSELKEDYIEHCKEHNLPLRKSFSGLFNVRLTPELHTKVADKSAQIGISLNAFVKETLQKEVL from the coding sequence ATGGAAATGCTAAAATATAAAGGTTTTATAGGGACTGTAGAAGTGGTGCACGAAGACAATACATTGTATGGAAAAGTATTGGGTCTTGACAAAGGTACTCTAATTACTTACGAAGGAAATATAGTGTCAGAGTTGAAAGAAGATTATATAGAACATTGTAAAGAGCACAATTTGCCGTTGAGAAAATCATTCAGTGGTTTGTTTAATGTGCGTCTTACACCAGAACTACACACAAAAGTAGCTGATAAATCAGCTCAAATTGGAATTTCTCTAAATGCTTTCGTTAAAGAAACTTTACAAAAAGAAGTGTTGTAA
- a CDS encoding type II toxin-antitoxin system HicA family toxin, which translates to MSRKEKLIQRIKSLSKDFTFQELEALFSHFGFQITNKGKTSGSGVKFYHIEKRMQYMAHKPHSGSIIKEKALKDVVTYFIANNLINY; encoded by the coding sequence ATGAGTCGAAAAGAAAAATTAATTCAAAGGATAAAAAGTTTGTCTAAAGATTTTACTTTTCAAGAACTAGAAGCCTTATTTTCTCATTTTGGATTTCAAATAACAAATAAAGGAAAAACATCTGGTTCAGGGGTTAAGTTTTATCATATAGAAAAACGAATGCAATATATGGCACACAAACCACATTCAGGTTCAATAATAAAAGAGAAAGCATTGAAAGATGTTGTAACATATTTCATTGCAAACAATTTAATTAATTACTAA
- a CDS encoding helix-turn-helix domain-containing protein encodes MLIGEKVFELRKKRGLSQENLALDLGLSQSTISNYEIHSNF; translated from the coding sequence ATGTTGATTGGAGAAAAAGTTTTTGAATTGAGAAAGAAAAGAGGATTGTCTCAAGAAAACTTGGCGTTGGATTTAGGGTTGTCTCAATCAACGATTTCAAATTATGAAATTCATTCAAATTTTTAG